A genomic region of Spodoptera frugiperda isolate SF20-4 chromosome 31, AGI-APGP_CSIRO_Sfru_2.0, whole genome shotgun sequence contains the following coding sequences:
- the LOC126912947 gene encoding uncharacterized protein LOC126912947, whose protein sequence is MSTEEIAGPSLANRNTFSFINSQRNRPILLKDGYKYVHLRKNKDGSSMWRCSKKSTCRGMLKLNFNNTTILKATDHNHEGDLTNNEILLNLNDCEDQVKHNLAAFVSSLYFDTIERIEEKGLNFVANIPRFQSVKNKLYRKRNKSLGVQCISFNNMANTVVPEQFQDILLADRIGNQRILVFAHHNMRGIIAHSKRYFCDGTFKTCVRKFYQLFTVHVDIGSTKYHTNIIPTIYALLPNKTVDTYETLFCLIKSQIPEWNPETITCDFEKPLIQALQQEFPNIKIVGCYTHFKRCLWRKAETLSLTKSKLGKDHVKRCCTLPLLPTDAQSDAWLYIMAECLNTEDATRFNDYFIKTWLDNNSDYANTYNCYKEHHRTNNSVEAWNAGIAKKLKRKPNIVQFLVAIKRDINIFWRRVMMDGPISRKKLKLSE, encoded by the coding sequence ATGTCTACAGAAGAAATCGCAGGCCCATCATTGGCTAacagaaatacattttcattcatcAATTCTCAAAGAAATCGTCCAATTCTATTAAAAGATGGATATAAATATGTTCACCTAAGGAAAAATAAAGACGGATCTTCTATGTGGCGTTGCTCGAAAAAGTCAACTTGTCGAGGTAtgcttaaattaaatttcaataacaCCACTATATTAAAAGCAACTGATCATAATCATGAAGGCGATTTGACGAATAACGAGATTCTATTGAATTTAAATGATTGCGAGGATCAAGTAAAGCATAATCTAGCTGCTTTTGTCTCAAGTCTATACTTTGATACTATTGAGCGAATAGAAGAGAAAGGACTCAATTTTGTTGCAAATATCCCACGTTTCCaaagtgtaaaaaataaattatatagaaaaaGGAACAAATCATTGGGTGTTCAATGCATATCATTCAATAATATGGCTAATACAGTTGTACCTGAGCAGTTTCAAGATATCTTGCTTGCAGATCGCATCGGAAATCAACGAATTCTCGTTTTTGCCCACCATAATATGAGAGGAATTATTGCACATTCAAAGAGATACTTCTGTGATGGAACGTTTAAAACTTGCGTTAGGAAGTTCTATCAGCTATTCACCGTTCATGTCGATATTGGGAGTACGAAATATCATACGAACATTATTCCCACTATTTATGCTCTGCTGCCCAATAAAACAGTTGACACTTACGAAACACTATTTTGTTTAATCAAAAGCCAAATACCGGAGTGGAACCCAGAAACCATCACATGTGATTTTGAAAAGCCTCTTATACAAGCTTTGCAACAAGAATTtccaaatataaaaattgtggGGTGCTATACTCATTTCAAGAGATGTTTGTGGCGAAAAGCAGAAACGTTGAGCCTAACAAAGTCGAAATTGGGAAAAGATCATGTGAAGAGATGTTGTACATTGCCACTTTTACCGACTGATGCACAATCAGATGCCTGGTTATATATCATGGCTGAATGCTTAAACACTGAAGATGCAACAAGATTTAAtgactattttattaaaacatggcTCGATAACAATTCTGATTATGCAAACACATACAACTGCTATAAAGAACATCATCGCACTAATAATTCTGTAGAAGCATGGAATGCCGGAATAGCCAAAAAATTGAAACGGAAACCAAATATAGTACAGTTTCTGGTCGCGATCAAAAGagacattaatattttttggcgCCGGGTTATGATGGACGGACCTATatcaagaaaaaaattgaaaCTATCAGAATGA